GAAAAGAGGTGCTTTAATTTCCTGTGGACCTAAAGACAAGCAATTTGGAACCGTTCAATTTGATATCTCCTGCAGTAGGAAAGTAAAAGATGAATTTAATCTTGCTCTATCGCTTTTGCATTCATTTGAATACGATGAAGCTGAAAAAGCGTTTACTAAAATAGTTGACGTGCAACCTGAATGCGCTATGTCGTACTGGGGTATAGCCATGTCTAACTTTCATCCTTTATGGACACCACCGTCTGTGGCTGAGCTTAAGAAAGGCGCTAAAGCTATTGACATAGCGCAGGCCCTAACAGAAAAAACAGAAAGAGAAACAGATTATATCAATGCTATTGCTTCATTCTACGATCATTGGGAAAATATAGATCACCGCACCCGATGCCAAAGTTTTGAGAGGGCAATGGAAAAATTACAGGCCAAATACCCTAATGACAAAGAAGCTTCAATTTTCTATGCACTGGCATTAGACGCAGCAGCAGACCCAGCCGATAAGACGTATAAAAAACAAAAGAAGGCTGGCTCCATTTTAAGCAGCATCTATCCGAACGAGCCTAATCACCCTGGAATCATTCATTATTTGATACATACTTATGACTATCCGGAATTAGCCTATTTGGCTCTGCCAGCCGCCAGAAAGTATGCCAGTGTAGCACCGTCTTCAGCACATGCCCTGCATATGCCTTCACACATCTTTACCCGATTAGGACTTTGGGATGAATGCATCGCATCGAATCAAGCCTCAATAGCCGCCGCCCAATGCTATGCAAAATCAGCTGGGATGAATGGACACTGGGATGAAGAATTACATGGTCTGGATTATCTTGAATATGCATATCTGCAAAAGAAAGAGAACGACCTTGCAAAAAGACAATGGGACTATCTGAATACTATTACCAAAGTCTTTCCTGACAACTTCAAAGTAGCCTATGCTTTTGCTGCTGTCCCATCGCGTTATGTACTTGAAAACAAATTATGGATAGAGGCGGCAACACTGAAAATACATCCGGTTGATTTCCCTTGGCAAGATTATCCCTGGCAGAAAGCTATTCTCCATTTTACACGATTACTAGGAAATGTTCATTTAGGAAAGCTTGACTCCGCCAATACTGAATTAAAATCGCTTTATCAACTTCACAGTGACCTGTTAGCGCAAAAAGATGCCTATAAAGCCAATCAAGTACAAATACAAATAACCATTGCTGAAGCCTGGATAAAACTACAGGAAGCAAATATCAAAGAAGCTATACGACTAATGAGTCTTGCAGCCAATATGGAAGACAGCACTGAAAAGCACCCGGTTACTCCTGGCGAAGTACTTCCAGCCAGAGAATTATTAGGAGACATGTGGCTACAACTTAACAAACCACAAAAAGCATTGGAAGCCTATGAAGCCGACTTACAGAAACACCCTAATCGGTATAATGGGCTGTATGGCGCGTATTTGTCAGCCACAAAAACAGGGGATCAGCAGAAGGCTAACTACTATTACCAACAATTAGCTCAAGTGGCAGACCTTACCAAACCTGTCAGACTAGAACAAACCACAATGAGATATTAACTTAACGGCCAGCCATCCATAAATAAAAATCTCTTACACGCTTTTACCGTTTCATACACTATCTCACTTTACAATTCCAACTACCCAGTATTTTAGCCAGCATAATCAAAATGATAATCCAGCTACAATGAAAGCCTCAATCCTTACATGCCTACTGATCTTCACAACCATTATAACACAAGCCCAAAAGCCAAGAGATGGCTCCTATACCTTCGCCATAGCATTCGCTGAATGGGGTGGCAAGTCGCAGGGAAATACCTGTACGGTTATTGTTAAGGGTAGCCAGGTTAAAGTGATCAACAACGGTACGGGAACACTGAAACAATTTAAAGGTGAAGTAATGGATGAAGGCATACTGATGATACATCGTACGGGAAGATGGATCATTGGACACGATGCTAAAGACAAATATGCCAAACAGATCGGTGGCTGTAGTGATGGCCCCGCAGAGATCGACTTTAAAAACAAAAGGTTTTGGATCTGCTAGATAGAGGGCAGTTGACAGTTAACAGTTGGCCGTTGACAGTACGCCACTGTCCTCTATCAACTATCCTCCGTCATCAAATTATTCGTACTGGATATTTTAATTTGGCAGTTGCAACCTTTATTTCAATTGCGGCACCATAATCCGGCGACTAGGCAAATATTTAAACTTCAGCGTTTCCTCTCCTCTTTTCACTGTGATTGAGGCATAAGAAGTTGGTTTAAAATCAGATTTAAAGCCTACCATTACATCACCTACTTGCAGCCCTACTTTTTGAGCATCGCCCCCTTCCGTAAAACTGGTTAACCGTGCATTCATACCAATTCCACCTTTATCAGTTGTAAATCCCAGGTCATATACTTCAGTAGGACCAAGCACCACTTTATCGGTTACCTTTTCCCAATCGGCCATAGCGATAAAGGATCCTTGTGTAATGAAGCGCTCCACAATGGGTGCATAGTCTTGTCCGCTAGTTTCCTTCAACAGCTGCAAAAAGCGATCTACAGAAAAGGGTTTATTGTACAATCGGGCTTCAGCCAGCATGTGTTGAACTACCTGCTTTA
This genomic interval from Flavisolibacter tropicus contains the following:
- a CDS encoding tetratricopeptide repeat protein, with translation MIKIGRPIHLVLFTLITLTGFSCSEKKQSLLQADINELNLKRGALISCGPKDKQFGTVQFDISCSRKVKDEFNLALSLLHSFEYDEAEKAFTKIVDVQPECAMSYWGIAMSNFHPLWTPPSVAELKKGAKAIDIAQALTEKTERETDYINAIASFYDHWENIDHRTRCQSFERAMEKLQAKYPNDKEASIFYALALDAAADPADKTYKKQKKAGSILSSIYPNEPNHPGIIHYLIHTYDYPELAYLALPAARKYASVAPSSAHALHMPSHIFTRLGLWDECIASNQASIAAAQCYAKSAGMNGHWDEELHGLDYLEYAYLQKKENDLAKRQWDYLNTITKVFPDNFKVAYAFAAVPSRYVLENKLWIEAATLKIHPVDFPWQDYPWQKAILHFTRLLGNVHLGKLDSANTELKSLYQLHSDLLAQKDAYKANQVQIQITIAEAWIKLQEANIKEAIRLMSLAANMEDSTEKHPVTPGEVLPARELLGDMWLQLNKPQKALEAYEADLQKHPNRYNGLYGAYLSATKTGDQQKANYYYQQLAQVADLTKPVRLEQTTMRY